A region from the Acyrthosiphon pisum isolate AL4f chromosome A1, pea_aphid_22Mar2018_4r6ur, whole genome shotgun sequence genome encodes:
- the LOC100160500 gene encoding transcription initiation factor TFIID subunit 1 isoform X1: MNDDSSSEAQQGDFDLTSFMFGNIDESGQLEDDDLLDKDTKKYLASLSKLGFSSMVSEVIDSSELRGIENGHEDTNTVEEKSPTAQDYFDIDELAEETAGFKQKVLESGYDGDNEQNDKPTDRSKRLETPLAAMLPSKYENVDVTTLFPDFRVGKVLRFSRLFKPNKSSRLPKVWRNVKTKRKKRRHSDANDYNYSDNETKPQVLCLDYGSLPDPELIACDDEEKFLQPIESFSKQTNQNRQENEDGSNNQAYWRGGPAKLWYDMLGVPENGEEFDYGFKLKDNKTEDIENNAEENPYPEDAYLMVSQLHWEDDIIWNGEDIKHKVLQKLNSKTNAAGWVPSSTNRTAQAFSQPGKGMLPLAGGSVRLATSNINVSQSQNKMTPKSNLGSKQQPINDTTDDTWYSIFPVENEELVYGTWEDEIIWDAKNMEKIPRPKILTLDPNDENIILGVPDDVDPAKQRLDNATPVKVKIPHPHVKKSKLLLGKAGVINVLEEDTPLPPPKSPDRDPFNVSNDCYYQPRSSETSLRLKVGGGNIIQHSTPVVELKAPFVQTHMGPMRLRNFHRPPMKRYSHGAVAQPIFHSVQPLLKNIKKKAKLREQERIASGGGDVFFMRTPDDLTGRDGSIILVEYCEEHPPLLNQVGMCSKIKNYYKRKIGKDPGPPSLRFGEIAYAHTSPFLGVLSPGRTIQVIENNLYRTPIYEHKPLENDFLLIRTRHAYYIREIDALFTSGQLCPLYEVPGPNSKRANNFVRDFLQVFIYRLFWKSTDYPRRIKMDDIKKAFPSHSESSIRKRLKLCADFKRTGSDSNWWVIKPDFRLPSEEEIRAMVSPEQCCAYFSMIAAEQRLKDAGYGEKFILTSLEDDDEEMQLKMDDEIKVAPWMTTRAYIQAMKNKCLLQLTGPADPTGCGEGFSYVRVPNKPTLNKEEQEAQPKRMVTGTDADLRRLSLNNAKALLRKFAVPEEEIKKLSRWEVIDVVRTLSTEKAKAGEEGMTKFSRGNRFSIAEHQERYKEECQRIFDLQNRVLSSHELLSTDEGESFDEEDCSDIEEMGKNIENMLSNKKTSTQLSLEKEEQERHELRKMIMGCSSNDDLRKRDKKKMDDDDSMQFSSTGQPGRVLRIYRTFQGSDGKEYTRTEVVRKPGVIDAYLKIRTTRDEGFIRQYALMDEAQKEEMKREKRRIQEQLRRIKRNQERERFSNNTRPQPGFGYSMVNKSNSLSNDVPMPTSGTVTIPKPRIEATPPRPRKPKPSKMKPDLKVRCGACGNVGHMRTNKACPQYNLNPNASVNVALTEEQEEEIEKQMNVEDEDLVNVDGTKVTLSSKLLKHAEEVKRRSLVLKVPKDALSRNKKRKNELHCDYLKKPDRSANRRRTDPLIVLSTIFESILNEMRGMPDVHPFIYPVNVKKVPDYYNIVQRPMDLQSIRDGLHLKKYQNREEFLSDVNQIVENSTLYNGAKSSLTVAARRMLGVCVDRLHEKEERLMLLEKAINPLLDDNDQVALTFILDNVVGKVKTMSEAWPFMKPVNRKLVKDYYNVIKQPIDLETIASRVSSHKYHNRKEFLGDINLIFENSVAYNGEDSDFTQQAKKLISVATESLEEFDQYLTQVEQNISLVQARALEQVEMDSAAEDDYSDMQDVEDNLNSPREHKVNIEDIEFQMDPDSNFKTETNHILEDDLHCSSEEDDFMEVVGENPPDDDSQQVAEAMVLLGNMGYNPAPETFSNHIQADESMDLDPNYDPSDFLPTGSRNLDTSDEKDLPGSSSKSHASANIQDDLEISDSDEDSPHDDSLEIKTEGDLGELWF, from the exons ATGAATGACGACAGCAGTTCCGAAGCCCAACAGGGTGACTTTGACTTGACAAGTTTTATGTTTGGGAACATTGATGAGAGCGGGCAACTTGAAGATGACGACTTACTGGACaaagatacaaaaaaatacttGGCGTCCTTGTCCAAGCTTGGGTTTAGTTCGATGGTGTCTGAAGTCATTGACTCGTCTGAACTACGGGGAATCGAGAATGGTCATGAAGACACAAATACCGTTGAAGAGAAGTCACCTACCGCTCAGGATTATTTTGATATAGACGAATTAGCGGAAGAAACGGCTGGCTTCAAGCAGAAAGTTTTGGAGAGTGGCTATGATGGTGACAATGAGCAAAATGATAAACCAACTGATAGGTCCAAGCGGCTAGAAACACCACTGGCTGCAATGTTAccttcaaaatatgaaaatgttgatgtaacAACATTATTTCCTGATTTTAGAGTTGGAAAA GTGTTAAGGTTTTCTAGATTGTTTAAGCCCAATAAATCTAGTCGTTTACCTAAAGTTTGGAGAAACGTTAAAACTAAACGTAAAAAAAGGAGACATAGTGATgcaaatgattataattattctgaTAATGAAACCAAACCCCAAGTTTTATGCCTTGATTATGGTTCATTGCCAGACCCTGAATTGATTGCTTGTGACGATGAg GAGAAATTTTTACAACCAATTGAAAGTTTTTCTAAACAAACTAATCAAAACAGACAAGAAAATGAAGATGGTTCTAATAATCAAGCGTACTGGAGAGGTGGTCCAGCTAAATTGTGGTACGATATGTTGGGAGTTCCTGAAAATGGAGAAGAATTTGATTATGGTTTTAAACTTAAAGACAATAAA ACTGAAGATATAGAAAACAATGCAGAGGAAAATCCATATCCAGAAGATGCCTATTTAATGGTTAGTCAATTGCATTGGGAAGACGATATAATATGGAATGGAgaagatattaaacataaagttctccaaaaattgaatagCAAGACTAATGCTGCTGGTTGGGTACCTAGTAGTACTAATCGAACCGCTCAGGCTTTTAGCCAGCCTGGAAAAGGAATGCTTCCTCTTGCAGGTGGTTCAGTACGATTAGCTACATCCAACATAAATGTATCACAATCACAAAACAAAATGACTCCAAAATCTAATTT ggGTTCAAAGCAACAGCCAATAAATGACACCACAGATGATACCTGGTATTCTATATTTCCAGTAGAGAATGAAGAATTGGTATATGGTACTTGGGAAGATGAAATCATTTGGGATGCTAAAAATATGGAAAAGATACCTCgtccaaaaatattaacattagatCCAAATgatgaaaacattatattaggtGTTCCTGATGATGTAGATCCTGCAAAACAAAGACTAGATAATGCTACTCCAGTTAAAGTTAAAATTCCTCACCCAcatgttaaaaaatcaaaacttttacTTGGTAAAGCTGGAGTGATTAATGTTCTTGAAGAAGATACTCCTTTACCACCACCTAAGTCTCCAGACAGAGATCCATTTAATGTATCAAATGActg TTACTACCAACCAAGGTCATCAGAAACATCATTACGTCTTAAAGTTGGGGGTGGAAATATTATCCAACATTCAACGCCTGTTGTTGAGTTAAAAGCTCCATTTGTACAAACTCATATGGGACCAATGCGTTTAAGAAATTTCCATCGTCCTCCTATGAAACGTTATTCTCATGGTGCTGTTGCTCAGCCTATATTTCATTCTGTGCAGCctcttttgaaaaacattaaaaagaaAGCAAAG ctTAGAGAACAAGAACGAATAGCTTCTGGAGGTGGTGATGTATTTTTCATGAGAACACCAGATGATTTGACTGGCAGAGATGGCTCAATTATACTTGTTGAATATTGTGAAGAACACCCACCTTTATTGAAtcaa gtgGGAATGTgctctaaaattaaaaactattataaacgtaaaattgGTAAAGACCCTGGTCCACCGAGTTTACGATTTGGAGAAATTGCTTATGCTCATACTTCACCATTTTTGGGCGTGTTATCACCTGGTAGGACCATTcaagttattgaaaataatttataccgaACACCAATATATGAACACAAACCTTTGGAAAATGATTTCTTACTCATAAGAACAAG ACATGCCTATTACATACGTGAAATAGATGCTTTATTTACATCTGGTCAACTTTGTCCATTGTATGAAGTTCCCGGGCCAAACTCTAAACGTGCCAACAATTTTGTGAGGGattttttacag GTTTTTATTTATCGACTATTTTGGAAAAGTACTGATTATCCAAGACGTATAAAAATGGATGACATTAAAAAAGCATTTCCATCACATTCAGAAAGTAGCATTCGTAAACGTCTCAAGCTATGTGCCGATTTTAAAAGAACTG GATCTGATTCAAATTGGTGGGTAATTAAACCTGATTTCCGTTTACCATCAGAAGAGGAAATTCGTGCCATGGTATCACCAGAGCAGTGCTGTGCATATTTTAGCATGATTGCAGCTGAACAAAGACTTAAA GATGCTGGTTATggagaaaaatttattttaactagcTTAGAAGACGATGATGAAGAAATGCAACTAAAAATGGATGACGAAATTAAAGTTGCACCGTGGATGACAACCCGAGCATATATACAAGCTATGAAAAATAAGTGTTTACTTCAACTCACTGGTCCTGCAGATCCCACTGGATGTGGAGAGGGATTTTCATATGTACGAGTACCTAACAAACCAAcg ttgaATAAAGAAGAACAAGAAGCTCAACCTAAACGTATGGTGACTGGAACAGATGCAGATTTAAGACGATTGTCATTAAATAATGCAAAAGCTTTGTTAAGAAAATTTGCAGTACCTGAAGAagagataaaaaaattgtctcgATGGGAAGTTATTGATGTAGTTCGAACATTGTCTACTGAAAAAGCTAAAGCCGGTGAAGAAGGAATGACAAAATTTTCAAGAGGCAATCGTTTTTCCATTGCTGAACACCAAGAAAG ATACAAAGAAGAATGCCAAAGAATATTCGATTTACAAAATAGAGTGCTTTCATCTCATGAATTGTTGTCCACTGACGAAGGAGAAAGTTTTGATGAAGAAGATTGTTCTGACATTGAAGAAATGggaaaaaacattgaaaatatgttgtcaaataaaaaaacaagcaCACAA TTGTCACTTGAAAAAGAAGAACAAGAGCGTCATGAACTTCGTAAAATGATCATGGGGTGCTCCTCCAATGACGACTTGCGTAAAAGAGACAAGAAGAAAATGGATGATGATGATAGTATGCAGTTTTCATCTACTGGACAACCAG GTCGTGTTCTTAGGATATATAGAACATTTCAAGGATCAGATGGCAAAGAGTACACTAGAACAGAAGTTGTACGTAAACCGGGCGTTATTGATGCTTATCTAAAAATAAGAACAACAAGAGATGAAGGTTTTATTCGTCAGTATGCGCTTATGGATGAAGCACAGAAAGAAGAGATGAAACGCGAAAAAAGAAGAATACAAGAACAGTTGAGACGTATAAAAAGGAATCAAGAACGTGAACGGTTTTCTAATAATACTAGACCACAACCTG gtTTTGGTTACTCTATGGTCAACAAGAGCAATTCTTTGAGTAACGATGTACCAATGCCCACTTCTGGCACAGTTACAATACCTAAGCCACGCATAGAAGCCACCCCACCAAGACCACGTAAACCAAAGCCCAGTAAAATGAAACCTGACTTAAAAGTCAGATGTGGAGCATGTGGTAATGTTGGTCATATGAGAACAAACAAAGCCTGTCCTCAGTACAATCTTAATCCTAATGCGTCAGTTAATGTTGCTCTTACTGAAGAACAAGAAgaagaaattgaaaaacaaatgaacgtagaGGATGAAGATTTGGTTAATGTAGACGGGACGAAAGTCACATTATCCAGTAAACTCCTAaag CATGCTGAAGAAGTAAAAAGGAGATCACTAGTCTTAAAGGTACCCAAAGATGCGTTATCACGCAACAAGAAACGTAAGAATGAACTGCACTGTGATTATTTAAAGAAACCCGATCGTTCTGCCAATAGGCGCCGTACTGACCCATTAATTGTCTTATCCACAATATTTGAATCAATATTAAACGAAATGCGCGGTATGCCTGACGTGCACCCATTTATTTATCCTGTTAATGTCAAG AAGGTGCCTGATTACTACAATATAGTACAGAGACCAATGGATTTACAATCTATTAGAGATGGacttcatttgaaaaaataccaGAACCGTGAAGAATTTCTTTCTGATGTCAATCAAATTGTCGAAAATTCTACATTGTACAATG GTGCCAAGAGTTCACTAACAGTTGCCGCTCGTCGTATGTTGGGTGTTTGTGTAGATCGTCTACATGAAAAAGAAGAACGTCTTATGCTACTGGAAAAAGCAATCAACCCATTGTTGGATGATAATGACCAAGTGgctttaacatttatattggaTAATGTTGTTGGTAAAGTAAAGACTATGAGTGAAGCATGGCCATTTATGAAGCCAGTCAATCGTAAATTAGTCAAGGATTATTACAATGTCATTAAACAACCAATTGATTTAGAAACCATCGCTTCGCGTGTTTCTA GTCATAAGTATCATAACCGTAAGGAATTTTTGGGagacataaatttaatttttgaaaacagtGTCGCTTATAATGGCGAAGATTCAGACTTCACACAACAAGCAAAAAAATTGATAAGTGTGGCTACAGAATCATTAGAAgag TTTGATCAATACTTGACTCAAGTTGAACAAAATATCAGTTTAGTTCAGGCCCGAGCTCTAGAACAGGTTGAAATGGATTCTGCCGCCGAGGATGATTATTCAGATATGCAAGATGTTGAAGAC aatttaaattCACCAAGAGAACACAAAGTTAACATTGAAGACATAGAATTCCAAATGGATCCAGATAGCAATTTTAAAACAGAAACTAATCATATATTGGAAGATG atttacaTTGCTCGAGTGAAGAAGATGATTTCATGGAAGTTGTTGGAGAAAATCCGCCAGACGACGATAGTCAACAAGTAGCAGAAGCCATGGTTTTGCTCGGTAACATGGGATACAATCCTGCTCCTGAAACTTTCTCCAATCATATCCAAG ccGACGAAAGTATGGACCTCGATCCAAATTATGATCCTTCAGACTTCCTACCTACAGGTAGTCGTAATCTAGATACTAGTGATGAAAAAGATCTCCCAGGGTCAAGCAGTAAAAGCCATGCCAGCGCAAATATCCAAGATGATTTGGAAATCAGCGATTCGGATGAAGACAGTCCTCATGATGACAGCTTAGAAATTAAAACTGAAGGCGATTTAGGAGAACTGTGGTTTTAA